In Rickettsiales bacterium, the genomic window TTTTGGTTGCATTTATCTTTCAATACTTAGCTGTAGGACTTTTTATAAGCTTAATAGCTTTTAGAGTCATAAGGGCGATAAGTCGATCAAGTAAGGTTAGTTATTACAAACGATGGATCTGGCTCTACTTGCAAGATTTAAAATCTGGACCAAATAAAAGTAGGAGGTATTTCTTTTAAATGGAGATTTCAGTTTCTGCAAATAAACAAAAGAGTCTTTTATTGCAGCGTAATATACTAGCTGGGTTGTCTGGAGTTACCTTATTAGGAAATTTAATTCTAGCTATTTGTGTATTTACTCAAGAGAAACAAACTTATGTTATTCCGGCACATTTTAATAAAGAAATGCTTTTAAGTAATAAACGACTATCTGTCAGTTATTTAGAGGAAATGTCAGTATTTTACCTTGATTTATTATTAGGTCTTAATCAAGGAAATATTAGTTATAACTCAAGTCTGATTTTAAGGCATATTCATCCAAGTTTTTATAATCATATAAGTCAATTTTTAGAAGATGAGCAAAAGCGTTATCAAGAATATCGTTTAAGCACGCACTTTAAGTTAACAAAATTAGATATAGACGATGAGAATCTAATTGCTGAGGCGAGTGGAGTACTAATTAGTTACTATGGCAACTCAGGTAAATCATCTGATCAAGTGAAGTATAGAATTGAATATGATTACAGTGCAGGGGTGTTAACTATCAAAAATTTCACGATCGTTAAAGATGTAAATAATAATTCGAGTTCTACAAAATGATATTAAGGAGCTACAATAAATGACATATAAATCATCAAAAATATTCAATCTAATATGTTTATTATCATTTTTACTTACTAGTGCATATGCTCTTGCTCAAGAATATATAATTCCTTTACAAGGTCAGGTAAAAGCGAATATTTCAGATAAAGGCATTAATAGGATCTCTGTTGAGAATGACCGCATAGCTCAAGTAATTGGCAATGAAGAAGAATATATAATTGAAAGTGATGCAAATTTAGGTCAGATATTCTTAACTCCCGCTTTGAAGTCTATAAAAGAAATTAGCCTGAGGCTAATAACTGAAAGAGAGAAGACAATAGATGTTAAATTTATAGTCAAAGATCTGGAGCCACAAACAATATATTTTAAGTATAAAAAAGAACTAGAAGCTCCTATCTATGATGTTAGTTCTTTGTATAGCTCAACTCCATCAACAGGCCATAAACAAGAGTCAAACAACCAGAATCAGAAGGTTATAGAGGCAATTAAGTTAGTTAATGGTAATAAGCTTAAATCAACAGATCTACCTAGTTTAAGCTGCCTTAACCATAATAAAAACTTAAAAGCCATAATGTTAGTAAAGGCTAGCCAATATAGTTTTGCAAAGCAAATGCTAGTTATTAAAGCTGAAGTAATCAATAAAAACAAATCATCTATTTACTTTAAAGAGCAGGATTTCGGTAATTGCATGAGATTCACCAATGCAGTCGCACTAACTAATAATCAACTTGATCCCAAAGAGAGCAGTATAATTTATTTGGTAGGTAAAGATGGAGAATAATGAGCAAAATTCAAACGCAGACGACTTAAGCGAATCAGCAGATTTAGATAATACAACTAGCGTTGACGAAGATAGTCAAGAGGAAGGTTTTGATAGTAGAAAGATCTATAAGGCAACAGTAAAGAAACTAGGGATTATAGGCTTAGTAGGTATTTGTATTATTGCCGTGGGTATGAATGCATTTAAAAGCAAAAAATCTAAAGAAAACCCAATATCAACCAGTCAAACTATGGATCTAGACGCTGGAAGCATGGCTGCAGATACAGATAAGATGTGGAGAAAGAATCTTGAGGATCAGCAAAGCGATCTAGATAAGAATTTAAAGGCTAAAATAGAGACCATTCAAAAAGAAATAAATCACAAAGTAACAGAAAATGACAAAAAAGAAGCTCAAGAAATCAGGTATTTAAAAGAGAAGTTAAATTTTATTCAAGCGGAACTAGATGTTAGGAACAATGATAATAACGATTTAAGCATAGGAGCAGCAGTTGAGAGAATACCAAGAATTACCCGTCATGTGGTTAACTTAAAAGATAGCAAGAATGATAAAGAATATGTGCCGCTAAAAACGGCAGATAATTATATACCAGCAGGAACAATGATTGAAGCTGCCACTTTAAATGGTTTAAGAGCTTCAACTTCAGTACAAAGTATGAGCAATCCGGATGAAATATTAATCCAATTAATTGATTACGGCATTCTGCCTAATAATTTTAGAAATAACTTAAAAGACTGTGTGATTGTTGCAGACGCTTATGGCGATCTATCTAGTGAAACAGTAAAGATACGCACTTCCAAACTTTCATGTATTGAAATTGAAAGTGGTGAATCTATAGAAACTGATTTGGTAGGGATGGTTGTTGGAGGAGATGGTTATGCTGGTATAAAAGGTACTATAGTTAGCATAGATCAAAAATATTTAGCTAATGCCTCTATTTTTGGAATTATGAGTGGAATAGCTGGAGTAGGGGTTAAAGATAGCGCAAGCTACAATCCATTTACTATAGGAACTGGAGCTACTACTGCAATGAGTGACTCAGATAGAGTACAAAACAACCTTCTTCAAGGAACAAGTAGCAGTCTAGATAAGTTATCTGATTATTACATTGCTCATGCAGAAAGAATACAGCCTGTTATAGAAATTGATCGAGGAAGATCAGTAACTGTTGCTGTTCTTAAAGGCGCTTATATTGGTACATCAGCTTTAAAGAAGAATGCTTCTAAAAGAAAAGATATCGAGTTAAAGCGTGCAGCAAATGAGAGTGAGCACAATTTAATAAATAGCATGGAAATAAAATAGAGTTAAAGGTCAGGTTATGGATATCAAATTGAGGGACAGACAAATGAAAAAGGAAAGAATATTAAGAAGCAATATGTTTAGTATTGGTTTAAGAATATTATGTTTAAGTGTCAGTATGCTTACCATAAGTGGATGTAATGTGCATAAGCCATCATTTGATTGTTCAAATGGACAGGGAATGGGCTGTGGATCAATGATTGGAGTACATGAATCTATTAAAGATAATAGTTTTGCTAAAGATAAAGACTCTTCTAAAGCCTTAACGCAAGAACCAGTTTGCAAGAGTTGTCAGAAACACAAACAATCCGATAACGACACAACCTCTTATGCCAATAGCAATTCAATTTTAGTGCAGGAGAATATAAACACAAAAGAACAATTGTCTAATCCTTTGATTTATAGAAGCACAGATAAGGTTATGCGTATTTGGTTTAATAGCTATTTTGATGAGACTAATAATTTCCATGGAGAACAATATATTTACACAGTGATTGAGCCCGCTCAGTGGGTAGTAGATAAGAGAGAAAGCTTATGAGTGCTACTAGCTATATTAAACAAATACTAAATCACTGCCAGAATCCTAATTCGAAGAGTGAATTACTTCCATATTTATTTTATGATAAGGACAATAATTTTTTTTATAAATAAGGGATCAGATGTAGGGTTTCTTTTAGAGTTAAATCCAATTGTTGGGGTAACTGAGGCTCTTTTAAAGCAATTATCTTTATTATTTGATGAGTTTTTGCCTGAGAATAGTTTTCTGCAGTTTATGATGGTGGCTAGTAGTGACATCAATAACATTACATACCCTTGGATGGAGCAGTATAAAGATGCGGATCCGCTGCTTAAGAATATAGCATCTAAGAGAGTAAAATACTTAAAAAGTTTGACTGAAGGAGGAGAGGGAGCATACAGAATCAAGAACTATAAGATTATAGTTAGTTTTTCTCAAAAGATAAAATATTCAAAAGCTGGAATTAAGGAATTAAATGATTTTCGCAGTCAGTTAGAAGCATTATTTTGTTCATGTGGTTTAGCTTTAAGAAGAATGGATGTATACGACTTTTTAAAAGTAACTGGGGATATTATAGCTCCTAAAGCAAAGGTTGGAGTATACAATGAGTATGAAAACTTAAACCAACAAATAAGTAAAGCAAGTCCAATTATGTTTGATGGCTATAAAATCAAGCACGGATCTCAAAAGCAGGGTCGGGGATATCTAAGTAAAAGCTATTGTTTTGAGCAAACTCCTAAAAAGTTCAGTCTTGATCTAATGATTAACTTGTTGGGAGATGCTTTAAGAGATAATTTGCAGATTCCAGGTAAGCTTATCTTAAGCTATACAATTAGTAACGACATATCTAATAAAAAGCAGGAAGTTCTAAAGGATAAGGGTGGAGCGGTTGTTAAGCAGGCAGATTCATATTTTGTAAAATTTGATAATCTCATAAAAAAGGAGGTTAGAGAATGGAGTGAAGCATTAGATTTAATAAATAATGGTAAAAAGCTATTATCTACCTCGTTTTCTATTTTATTGACTGAGAAAGTAGATGATTTTACAAGGGCTGAGCAGTATCTCACCTCTGTTTATGTAACCAATGGATTTAAGTTAAGACCATTAGACGGCTTTATGCTACCAGGATTTTTATCATGTTTACCTTTTGGGCCAAGCAGTGGAATCTTTAATCTTTTTAAGAAGCATGGTTTAGCTCAAACTACATTAAGTACTACTCCACTAGCTTTTTTACCAATTCATGGAGAATGGAAAGGTAATTCTAACGAAGGACTGCTACTTGCGGGAAGAAGAGGTCAGGCATTTACGATTGATCCATTCGTTGGAGAGTCAAATTATAACGTTAATGTAATAGGTCAATCTGGAAGTGGAAAATCTGTATTATTACAAGATATGGTATCTAACTTCTTGGCTAATGACACTAAGGTATTTGTATTAGACATAGGAAGAAGCTATGAAAAGCTCTGTAATTTATGCGGTGGAGACTTTATTGAGTTTAAGATGGATAGCAAGATCTGTCTTAATCCATTTGATAGAGCGATTTTAAACTCCAGTGAGGCTCAAGGTGATTTCTTAAGTTTAATTCTACCTATTTTATCTAAGATGGTAGCGCCTAAACGAGGTACAACAGATATCGAAGATTCTATTCTAGCTAGAGTATTACAGGAGACCTGGATGCTTAAGAAGAATAAGACAACGATTACTGATATTGCAAAAACTCTTCAAGCAGAGGGCACTGAAATATCAAGAGATTTAGCAACTATGTTATTTCAGTATTCAGACCAAGGTAGCTATGGAAGATTCTTTAATGGCAAATCTAATGTTGATTTTAAAAATCGCCTGACTGTTATTGAATTCGAAGATTTAAGAGAAAGAAAAGACTTATTATCTGTGATAATGCAGATGTTATCTGCTCAAATAATGACTCAGGTGTTTTCAGGTAATAGACAACAGCGTTTTGTTATTTTGTTTGATGAAGCTTGGTTTGCTCTTGAGTTATTCCCAGAGCTTTTAGCATCTCTAGCTAGAACTATTAGAAAATATTGGGGCAGTTTGATTTTAGGTACGCAATCAGTAAATGATTTCTATGTAAATGATACGGCTAAATCTATTTTAGAGAATTCAGGTTGGTTATTTATGTTAAAGCAAAAGAAAGAGTCTATCGATCTGTTAAAAGAATCTAAAAGAATGTCTTTAGATGAAGGACAGATAGGGTTAATAAAATCATTAAATGTTGTGCCAGGCAAATATTCGGAATGTTTAATTTCTTCTTCAAGCGGCTATGTGGTTGGCAGACTTATTCTTGATCCGTATTCAAAGATTTTATATTCAACTTCACCTAAAGAATTTGCAGGGGTTCAGAAGCTCGTTAAGGAAGGTCTAAGTGTTCATCAGGCAATAGGGGAGATTGCAGAAAATGTCTACGGAAAATAATAATAAGGATTGGTTCGTAAGATGGAAAAAAGAAACAGCTATTTTTGGCTGTGGGTTATCGATAGGAATATTCTTTATGTATTTGATGGTTGTTTTAAACGTCGTAAAGCCTGAGAGAACAAAATATGTCTATGTAGATGTAGAGCAAGTTATTTCTGTAGTTAATCAAAGTTTAAATAAAGAAATAGAAGCTAAGCGCGTAGGTGAGAGTCAGATTGATGAGAAATTATCTAAGGCAAAGGCTCAATTTGATCTTATTTTAGAAGATTATTCACTAAAAAATAATGCCATTGTAATTAGTTCTCATAAAGTAATAGCAGGGGCTGAGAATATTACTAAACAAATTACAAATAAAATATTAACGGGGATTAAATGAAGTGGTCCTGTATAGCACTCCCATTTGGCGTTTTTGGCATTATTTTAGTGGGTTTACTAATAAACTTTCTTATGAGTCTTGAAGTAAAAGCAGAGGATTTTGGTGTTTGGGGAGAATCTACAAAAATAGCTGAAGAAGGTTTTGAGGATCATATTGTTAAACAATTAGAGGCTTTAGGCGAAGATAAACTAAGAAGCCATCAAGAACTAATTAAGGATAAAATAGTGGCAAGCATAAAAAGACCAAGAGCGGTTGAGAATATTAGTAAAGCTTTGGATTATAGAGCAAGGTTATTTGATCCAGGCTTTGTAGTTGAAGAAAATATCTATGATCATAATAATCGACTGCTTTATCCAAGCGGGATGAGGGTTAATCCTCTAGAAAAGAAAAAATTCGAGGAAATATGGATATTAATTGATGGTGATGATGGGGCTCAAGTAGAGTTTTCTAGAAATTATCATGAGCCAAATACATTAAATAATAAAATAAAGAAGATCATTTTAGTAAATGGAGCTCCTGGAGCTCAGGAAGATGGTAGTTTCTTATTCTTTGATCAGAAGGGAGAGATTAGCAAAAGATTAAATATAACTAAAGTTCCAAGTGTAATTAGACAATCTCCAAATGAGTCTCTGATTCTTATTGAAGAAATAGCTTTAGATGAAGAAGGGAAAGAAGTAAAGAATAGTGAAAGAGAGGAGGTCTAGAGGTGAGAAGACAACTTGGCTTATTCATCATTATTTTATTTGTTAGCCAAGCTTCTTTTGCTCAGACAAGTGCATGTGTTGGCAAATTTATAAATCCAATCACCGATATTTGCTGGAGCTGTATTTTTCCTATTTCTATTGGAGGTTCTAAAATTAAATCTGGTTCTAATCGTCATGATACTAAAAATCCAAGTAATATTATTTGTGGATGCACAAAGAGCGGTATTCCACGTATTGGAATTACTATAGGCTTTTGGGAGCCAGTTCGCTTAATTGATGTTACTAGAAAACCTATGTGTTTAGTTAATATGGGTGGTGTTAGTTTAGGATATGATCGCTATCAAGGAGGACATAATAAATCTTATGATGGTACTGAGAATAACCAGCATTCATTTTATCATACCCATTTATATGTTTATCCGGTGATTGGTTGGCTTAAGCTTATTACCGATCTTGGTTGTGTAACGAAGGGTGATACTATTGATTTAGCTTATATGAGTGAATTTGATCCTACCTATAAAAATGATGCTAATTTTTTAAATCCAGAGGTTTATTTATTTGCTAATCCAGTAGCACAGATGGCATGTAGCGCAGATTGTATTTCTGCTACTACTCATCTTCCTCAAGACCGATTATTTTGGTGTGCTGGATGTTTAGGCAGTATCTATCCATTTTCTGGGAATGTTGCTTCGCATGTTGGAGGAGTACAAGCTTCTAGTTTACTTGCAACTAGAGCCTTAGCTAAATTACATAGAATAGGCTTATCTGGCAAGACTTCTACTAGTGACGGCAGTCTAAATGGTGAACTTTGCAGTAATAAATTAGCGCCAAAGATAATTAAGAGCCAATACCGTTTGCAAATGACTTATCCAATTGCTGCAACTAAAGGACCGCTCACCTGCAATACACTAGGAATGAGTGATGCCTTATATAACTCAGGTAAAGAGTTTTCTTATAAAGGCGAAGATTTTGGTTATTTAGTATGGAGGAAGAAAAATTGCTGTCTTCTATAACTAAACATTTAAAACTTAAAAGTTTAGGTGCACTTGTATTGAGTATGTTGCTTTGTTGTGGCTTAGTAATAAAAGCAGATGCTTCTTCTAATAACAATCAGCAAACAGATTTTAATAATATGTTTAAGAAAGGGGAAGAAGTAAATTTCTATATGTTTGCTTCATTTTCTTTAAGTGACGATCATTTAAGACAAATGATGGATTATGCCAAGACTTATAATG contains:
- a CDS encoding type IV conjugative transfer system protein TraE, translating into MEISVSANKQKSLLLQRNILAGLSGVTLLGNLILAICVFTQEKQTYVIPAHFNKEMLLSNKRLSVSYLEEMSVFYLDLLLGLNQGNISYNSSLILRHIHPSFYNHISQFLEDEQKRYQEYRLSTHFKLTKLDIDDENLIAEASGVLISYYGNSGKSSDQVKYRIEYDYSAGVLTIKNFTIVKDVNNNSSSTK
- a CDS encoding type-F conjugative transfer system secretin TraK, with the protein product MTYKSSKIFNLICLLSFLLTSAYALAQEYIIPLQGQVKANISDKGINRISVENDRIAQVIGNEEEYIIESDANLGQIFLTPALKSIKEISLRLITEREKTIDVKFIVKDLEPQTIYFKYKKELEAPIYDVSSLYSSTPSTGHKQESNNQNQKVIEAIKLVNGNKLKSTDLPSLSCLNHNKNLKAIMLVKASQYSFAKQMLVIKAEVINKNKSSIYFKEQDFGNCMRFTNAVALTNNQLDPKESSIIYLVGKDGE
- a CDS encoding TraB/VirB10 family protein, whose translation is MENNEQNSNADDLSESADLDNTTSVDEDSQEEGFDSRKIYKATVKKLGIIGLVGICIIAVGMNAFKSKKSKENPISTSQTMDLDAGSMAADTDKMWRKNLEDQQSDLDKNLKAKIETIQKEINHKVTENDKKEAQEIRYLKEKLNFIQAELDVRNNDNNDLSIGAAVERIPRITRHVVNLKDSKNDKEYVPLKTADNYIPAGTMIEAATLNGLRASTSVQSMSNPDEILIQLIDYGILPNNFRNNLKDCVIVADAYGDLSSETVKIRTSKLSCIEIESGESIETDLVGMVVGGDGYAGIKGTIVSIDQKYLANASIFGIMSGIAGVGVKDSASYNPFTIGTGATTAMSDSDRVQNNLLQGTSSSLDKLSDYYIAHAERIQPVIEIDRGRSVTVAVLKGAYIGTSALKKNASKRKDIELKRAANESEHNLINSMEIK
- the traV gene encoding type IV conjugative transfer system lipoprotein TraV — encoded protein: MKKERILRSNMFSIGLRILCLSVSMLTISGCNVHKPSFDCSNGQGMGCGSMIGVHESIKDNSFAKDKDSSKALTQEPVCKSCQKHKQSDNDTTSYANSNSILVQENINTKEQLSNPLIYRSTDKVMRIWFNSYFDETNNFHGEQYIYTVIEPAQWVVDKRESL
- the traC gene encoding type IV secretion system protein TraC, translated to MIRTIIFFINKGSDVGFLLELNPIVGVTEALLKQLSLLFDEFLPENSFLQFMMVASSDINNITYPWMEQYKDADPLLKNIASKRVKYLKSLTEGGEGAYRIKNYKIIVSFSQKIKYSKAGIKELNDFRSQLEALFCSCGLALRRMDVYDFLKVTGDIIAPKAKVGVYNEYENLNQQISKASPIMFDGYKIKHGSQKQGRGYLSKSYCFEQTPKKFSLDLMINLLGDALRDNLQIPGKLILSYTISNDISNKKQEVLKDKGGAVVKQADSYFVKFDNLIKKEVREWSEALDLINNGKKLLSTSFSILLTEKVDDFTRAEQYLTSVYVTNGFKLRPLDGFMLPGFLSCLPFGPSSGIFNLFKKHGLAQTTLSTTPLAFLPIHGEWKGNSNEGLLLAGRRGQAFTIDPFVGESNYNVNVIGQSGSGKSVLLQDMVSNFLANDTKVFVLDIGRSYEKLCNLCGGDFIEFKMDSKICLNPFDRAILNSSEAQGDFLSLILPILSKMVAPKRGTTDIEDSILARVLQETWMLKKNKTTITDIAKTLQAEGTEISRDLATMLFQYSDQGSYGRFFNGKSNVDFKNRLTVIEFEDLRERKDLLSVIMQMLSAQIMTQVFSGNRQQRFVILFDEAWFALELFPELLASLARTIRKYWGSLILGTQSVNDFYVNDTAKSILENSGWLFMLKQKKESIDLLKESKRMSLDEGQIGLIKSLNVVPGKYSECLISSSSGYVVGRLILDPYSKILYSTSPKEFAGVQKLVKEGLSVHQAIGEIAENVYGK
- a CDS encoding TraU family protein, with the protein product MRRQLGLFIIILFVSQASFAQTSACVGKFINPITDICWSCIFPISIGGSKIKSGSNRHDTKNPSNIICGCTKSGIPRIGITIGFWEPVRLIDVTRKPMCLVNMGGVSLGYDRYQGGHNKSYDGTENNQHSFYHTHLYVYPVIGWLKLITDLGCVTKGDTIDLAYMSEFDPTYKNDANFLNPEVYLFANPVAQMACSADCISATTHLPQDRLFWCAGCLGSIYPFSGNVASHVGGVQASSLLATRALAKLHRIGLSGKTSTSDGSLNGELCSNKLAPKIIKSQYRLQMTYPIAATKGPLTCNTLGMSDALYNSGKEFSYKGEDFGYLVWRKKNCCLL